The following proteins are encoded in a genomic region of Drosophila miranda strain MSH22 chromosome 4, D.miranda_PacBio2.1, whole genome shotgun sequence:
- the LOC108161956 gene encoding LOW QUALITY PROTEIN: cilia- and flagella-associated protein 44 (The sequence of the model RefSeq protein was modified relative to this genomic sequence to represent the inferred CDS: inserted 1 base in 1 codon) codes for MDSSQGNDEDFDLLGEEEGLLDEQDISFQQDIISLEHSFGYNCKRLFNLVLVDPDTLIFASGNYLHTFSISRQEVTFQETVSGCGIGFITKNEHPDYQNLFTVGENGPKPTIYIYEHPSQNVRVKLLNAAKACFTAGSYNSTGDLFASQAGYPDFIITIWRWEKAEVILRAKSFQSDILFVHFSVYNPILLCSSGLSHIKFWKMANTFTGLKLKGDLGRFGKTDFSDIYAMYMLPDENVISGCDWGNMLLWQAGLIKFEVCRKGRKPCHTRPITRITMKNGEVTTVGMDGYVRVWYWETVDLADPPEDDLFVEIDPIYEFKIAEVELRCMQKIKPFDEMDFTHYAQDGKGGIWFCDINTYDVPQKPRQLYSCIGGRVLAAQMXPVSPHFLALSECGKIFVYDYEQRRLLLEKQFAAGGVDFLWFDTQISEHGTELVAGFEDGILRQLFLDLSKPGHPTLNRVRAIKAHTSRITRLTINRSSSLLLSGAADKSIFIYQLGRDEWNLVSLRPLGFVELAAVPNCFYWHNVEPNVVLIGCKTGEVFEYDIRIAVTEEETYLSYNVSEPSRMRSTRFVSVKSRIRRDIRREKIKKRKERKRERKMLEIEKLKKANPGLQIDMESALADSEPDEEEEPLHIPSVPNPIIWLRYTVRDTIWVSMAGYDAGYIYELEFGAAEPTHSTMIEDADDLEIHSYCIIDEYLIFGLINGRLRINRMNPENFTDLTEYRIYPMHDTLKGIIPSIQTSYNGEHMLTIGHDGNIFLYKWKGENRIVKNELLADLPALPAGLKEPEDIIDPETPSLEQEKINAELKRQQEAAEAHDNAVLAKIGSLQSEYFEIVRRNEDVPLGLRAKDSDLLLDNRITQQIREELQAELDDVREDLAYDLEFAQVGHSKLYTHFLKELDHVPFTVSSLRSRVSGISTFRLQALGEEFEQIKRDIEERLKQEHDLGLQELVVAEEKEDSIGEPPPESFFFGRDPRSITPRFSKKMMRLLLRYRKRQIYEIRRIFDWDKLERQKPDPNRNHPDDDAQIEEAMRNLGDYKLKIGADYEPKSTETLTYKYIEIVECRERHFELVDSFNQQVMAMRDRKKVLIESIHKKKERLDVIYNYLPAKDRLHVEPIHEVDMDSEYPELNLIEHFQPGCGVNIDDILHLERTVEEVMASLKSQKFSLTWSSQSLADIKTTEMKESILFASLQISKVGQTLSNTELSEVLQQLPPPSDAAYFERNEAGDSPMMLELRHRWLREMLLEQAFIRGEINEEVRLFDKELEKLHVKRFHVKMEAEFMASFLISLNQELYILRDSEEIETQLLQNAKIAMNTRNELQQVINDTNRQLDELRKSIDKLGEQIAALQLTFMSTVKGHKFFDFLRRIFKKKWRPPKRIRGDDESSSSSSESSSSSEDEEADTKSLDSLDMTTIRLDETTCPTGLERPLYELAFAMRADRHELEREVLDLQRDVDMKRKQISEMQINMKYHEEVYQREKNALLDFRRQRQQEINKVKLSAILRMDQLQHFYEGDDYRDLSKAILFDADMLIDLRRRADKLNEETLATRRWHRINIVHLRRMNTDIKFMKYEITRLEEEIRQAMMKKFGLIVNLDELEEEVLRRYVFELETTAEDELRALELELLERQRELSRCEEELIQETQNNTEKLNILTVLREEKNILGIILDTQERNYAKWTRPQVLNLSYDIEKLMGIEKSLLQQIECLEREICALRLKSKPLQINNETDSSQEPQVTSELLPNDDALVCPAILNVDAYMLPPMPDDFIMDRVHTIVQKSFNRFFGRSTTPENVRKFSHRASLYLCQAAYSFQGRYTDRIAECITEHLQTIVPKKYFIHISADELRKLFSEVVAVFDYERSDVNTEELISGIFDHAKDSLCAHVHLGDADVVNRTHFIVTHMFKELIEVLPLEEFLADETLRIIVDILEREPMVDPRAISVEKLITSTLKHAKENLLDGITAVPVRKLGSNIQRDLIKRRQYKPSSCESPMSVRIASKKSSGSGLPF; via the exons ATGGATAGTTCACAAGGAAATGACGAAGACTTCGATCTTCTGGGCGAGGAGGAGGGACTTCTGGACGAACAGGATATATCTTTCCAGCAGGACATCATCAGTTTGGA GCACTCCTTCGGATACAACTGCAAGCGATTATTCAACCTGGTGCTGGTCGACCCGGATACCCTAATATTTGCATCCGGAAATTATCTGCACACCTTCAGCATCTCACGCCAGGAGGTAACATTCCAGGAGACCGTATCAGGGTGCGGCATTGGCTTCATAACA AAAAATGAGCATCCCGACTACCAGAATCTCTTCACAGTGGGCGAGAATGGACCCAAGcccactatatatatatacgagCATCCCTCACAAAATGTGCGCGTCAAGCTCTTAAATGCGGCCAAGGCCTGCTTTACGGCTGGATCATACAATTCCACAGGCGATCTGTTCGCTTCCCAGGCGGGATATCCCGATTTTATCATCACCATCTGGCGCTGGGAAAAGGCTGAAGTAATACTTCGGGCAAAATCCTTTCAGAGCGATATCCTGTTCGTGCACTTTTCCGTATACAATCCCATACTGCTCTGCTCCTCCGGTCTGAGCCACATCAAGTTCTGGAAGATGGCCAACACCTTCACGGGTCTGAAGCTGAAGGGCGATCTGGGCCGGTTCGGAAAGACGGACTTCAGTGACATATACGCCATGTACATGTTGCCAGACGAGAACGTGATCTCCGGCTGCGACTGGGGCAACATGCTGCTGTGGCAGGCAGGTCTGATCAAGTTCGAGGTGTGCCGCAAGGGTCGCAAGCCTTGCCACACCAGACCCATCACCCGAATAACGATGAAGAACGGCGAGGTGACCACAGTGGGCATGGATGGATATGTGCGTGTCTGGTACTGGGAAACAGTTGATTTGGCAGATCCTCCGGAAGACGATCTCTTTGTGGAAATCGATCCCATCTACGAGTTCAAGATCGCCGAAGTGGAGCTGCGCTGCATGCAGAAGATCAAGCCCTTCGACGAGATGGACTTCACTCACTACGCCCAGGATGGCAAGGGTGGCATATGGTTCTGCGACATAAACACCTACGACGTGCCCCAGAAACCCCGCCAGCTGTACTCCTGCATTGGCGGTCGGGTTCTGGCCGCTCAAA TCCCCGTATCGCCTCATTTCCTCGCCCTCTCGGAGTGCGGCAAGATCTTCGTATACGACTACGAACAGCGGCGTCTACTGCTGGAAAAGCAGTTCGCTGCCGGCGGCGTGGACTTTCTCTGGTTTGACACACAGATCTCTGAGCATGGCACAGAGCTGGTGGCAGGATTCGAGGACGGCATTCTTCGCCAACTCTTTCTCGACCTGAGCAAACCCGGCCACCCAACCCTGAACCGGGTGCGCGCAATTAAGGCCCACACCTCGCGCATCACTCGGCTGACCATCAATCGGAGCAGCTCTCTTCTTCTGAGTGGGGCCGCCGACAAAAGCATCTTCATCTACCAGTTGGGCCGGGATGAGTGGAATTTGGTGAGCCTCAGGCCGCTAGGATTCGTGGAGCTCGCGGCGGTTCCTAACTGCTTCTACTGGCACAATGTGGAGCCGAACGTAGTACTCATTGGCTGCAAGACGGGCGAGGTGTTCGAGTACGACATACGCATAGCGGTCACCGAAGAAGAGACCTATCTGAGCTACAATGTTTCGGAGCCGTCGCGAATGCGCAGCACCCGTTTCGTGTCTGTAAAGAGCCGCATCCGCCGGGACATACGCCGGGAGAAGATTAAGAAACGCAAGGAACGCAAGCGGGAGAGAAAAATGTTGGAGATCGAGAAGTTGAAGAAGGCTAATCCGGGGCTGCAGATCGATATGGAATCGGCCTTGGCCGACTCCGAGccggacgaggaggaggagccgcTCCACATACCCAGTGTTCCCAACCCCATCATATGGCTGCGCTACACGGTTCGCGACACCATCTGGGTGTCCATGGCGGGCTATGATGCGGGATACATATACGAGCTCGAGTTCGGGGCCGCCGAACCCACCCATAGCACCATGATAGAGGATGCGGATGACCTGGAGATCCATTCGTACTGCATTAT CGATGAGTACCTTATCTTTGGGCTGATCAACGGACGCCTGCGCATCAATCGCATGAATCCGGAAAATTTTACCGACCTAACCGAGTATCGCATTTATCCCATGCACGATACTTTAAAGGGCATCATTCCCAGCATCCAGACAAGCTACAACGGGGAGCACATGCTGACCATTGGCCACGACGGCAATATATTTCTTTACAAGTGGAAAGGGGAAAATCGGATTGTCAAAAACGAACTGTTAGCGGATCTGCCTGCACTGCCCGCGGGATTGAAGGAGCCCGAGGACATCATAGATCCGGAGACACCATCTCTGGAGCAAGAGAAAATCAATGCTGAGCTTAAGCGCCAACAGGAGGCGGCTGAGGCGCACGACAACGCTGTTCTGGCAAAGATTGGATCCTTGCAGAGCGAATACTTCGAAATCGTCAGACGCAACGAGGATGTCCCACTCGGACTGCGGGCCAAGGACTCTGATTTACTCCTAGATAATCGCATTACGCAGCAGATACGCGAGGAGCTCCAGGCAGAGCTCGATGATGTGCGCGAGGATTTGGCCTACGACTTGGAGTTCGCTCAGGTGGGCCACTCCAAGTTGTACACTCACTTCTTAAAGGAGCTCGACCATGTCCCTTTTACAGTCTCCTCTTTGCG CTCCCGTGTTTCGGGCATTTCCACCTTTCGGCTGCAAGCCCTCGGCGAGGAGTTCGAGCAGATCAAGCGGGACATCGAAGAGCGTCTTAAACAGGAGCACGATCTGGG TCTTCAAGAACTGGTCGTGGCCGAAGAGAAGGAAGATTCAATTGGGGAACCACCGCCGGAAAGCTTCTTCTTTGGACGCGATCCTCGTAGCATAACGCCACGCTTTAGCAAGAAAATGATGCGCCTTCTGCTGCGCTATCGCAAGCGGCAGATATACGAAATCCGACGCATCTTCGACTGGGACAAGCTGGAGCGGCAGAAGCCCGACCCAAACCGGAACCATCCCGATGACGATGCCCAGATCGAGGAGGCGATGCGCAATCTGGGCGATTACAAGCTAAAGATCGGGGCAGACTACGAGCCCAAGTCGACCGAGACGCTGACCTACAAGTACATAGAAATCGTAGAGTGTCGGGAACGGCACTTTGAGCTGGTGGACAGCTTCAACCAACAGGTGATGGCGATGAGAGACCGCAAGAAAGTGCTGATAgagtcaatccacaagaagaAGGAACGCCTCGATGTCATTTATAATTATCTGCCGGCGAAGGATCGCCTTCACGTGGAACCTATCCATGAAGTGGACATGGACTCGGAGTATCCGGAGTTGAATTTAATCGAGCACTTCCAACCGGGCTGCGGGGTGAACATAGATGATATCCTGCACTTGGAGCGCACCGTGGAGGAAGTGATGGCCTCCCTGAAATCGCAGAAATTCTCCCTGACCTGGAGCAGTCAGAGCCTGGCCGACATAAAAACGACAGAGATGAAAGAATCAATCCTGTTCGCTTCGCTACAGATATCTAAGGTGGGGCAGACATTATCGAATACCGAGCTGAGCGAGGTGCTGCAGCAGTTACCCCCGCCCAGCGATGCCGCCTACTTTGAGAGGAACGAGGCGGGCGATTCCCCGATGATGCTGGAATTGCGCCACCGTTGGCTGAGGGAAATGCTGCTCGAGCAAGCTTTTATCCGTGGGGAGATCAACGAGGAGGTCCGATTGTTCGACAAGGAACTCGAGAAGTTGCATGTCAAGCGCTTTCACGTGAAGATGGAGGCCGAGTTCATGGCCTCCTTCTTGATCAGTCTCAACCAGGAGCTCTACATCCTGCGTGACAGCGAGGAGATCGAGACACAGCTGCTTCAGAACGCCAAAATAGCCATGAACACCCGCAACGAGCTCCAGCAGGTGATCAACGACACCAACCGGCAGCTGGACGAGCTGCGCAAGAGCATTGACAAGCTGGGCGAGCAGATCGCTGCGCTTCAGTTGACTTTTATGAGCACTGTCAAGGGCCACAAATTCTTCGATTTCCTGCGGCGCATCTTCAAGAAGAAATGGCGCCCGCCCAAGCGGATAAGAGGCGACGACGAGTCATCCTCGTCTTCCTCCGAGTCGTCATCCTCCAGCGAGGACGAAGAGGCCGACACGAAGAGTCTTGACTCGCTGGACATGACCACCATTCGGCTGGATGAGACCACCTGTCCCACTGGCCTGGAACGTCCTCTCTACGAACTGGCCTTCGCCATGCGGGCCGATCGCCACGAGCTTGAGCGCGAAGTCCTGGATCTGCAGCGTGATGTGGACATGAAACGCAAACAGATCTCCGAGATGCAGATCAATATGAAGTACCACGAGGAAGTATACCAGCGCGAAAAGAATGCCCTCCTAGATTTCAGG CGACAACGGCAGCAAGAGATCAACAAGGTGAAGCTTAGTGCCATCCTGCGCATGGATCAGTTACAGCACTTTTACGAGGGTGACGACTACCGCGACTTGTCCAAGGCCATACTCTTCGATGCTGACATGCTGATAGACCTACGTCGTCGTGCGGACAAGCTGAACGAGGAGACATTGGCCACGCGCCGCTGGCACCGCATCAACATTGTCCACCTTCGACGTATGAACACAGATATTAAGTTCATGAAGTATGAGATTACACGACTCGAGGAGGAGATCAGGCAGGCCATGATGAAGAAGTTCGGCCTAATTGTCAATCTTGACGAATTGGAGGAGGAGGTACTGAGGCGCTACGTCTTCGAACTGGAGACCACGGCTGAGGATGAGCTAAGGGCTCTCGAACTTGAGCTCTTGGAAAGACAG CGAGAGCTCTCTCGGTGCGAGGAAGAGCTAATCCAGGAGACGCAGAACAACACCGAAAAGCTCAACATACTCACTGTTCTGCGCGAGGAGAAGAATATCCTTGGGATTATTCTGGACACCCAGGAGCGCAACTACGCTAAATGGACAAGGCCTCAAGTGCTCAATCTCTCCTACGACATCGAGAAGCTGATGGGTATTGAGAAGTCGCTACTTCAGCAAATTGAG TGCCTAGAGCGGGAGATCTGTGCCCTGCGACTCAAGTCAAAGCCGCTGCAGATCAACAATGAGACGGATTCGTCTCAGGAGCCGCAGGTGACCAGCGAGCTCCTGCCGAACGACGATGCTCTCGTGTGTCCAGCCATACTAAATGTCGATGCCTATATGCTGCCCCCCATGCCAGATGATTTCATAATGGACCGGGTGCACACCATCGTGCAGAAGAGCTTCAATCGCTTTTTTGGCCGGAGCACAACACCTGAAAATGTGAGGAAATTCTcgcatcgagcctccctgtaCCTCTGTCAAGCGGCCTACAGCTTCCAG GGAAGGTACACTGATCGGATTGCCGAGTGCATCACGGAGCACCTACAGACGATTGTCCCCAAAAAGTATTTCATACACATCAGCGCCGATGAGCTGCGAAAACTGTTCAGCGAGGTGGTGGCCGTCTTCGACTACGAGCGGAGCGATGTGAACACCGAAGAGCTGATCTCGGGCATATTTGATCATGCCAAGGACTCGCTGTGCGCCCATGTCCATTTGGGGGATGCGGACGTGGTTAATCGCACTCACTTCATTGTGACCCACATGTTTAAGGAGCTGATCGAGGTGCTGCCCTTGGAAGAGTTTCTGGCGGACGAGACGCTGCGCATCATTGTGGACATACTAGAGCGTGAGCCGATGGTGGATCCGCGTGCAATCAGCGTGGAAAAATTGATCACGAGCACCCTGAAGCATGCCAAAGAGAATCTGCTGGACGGCATCACGGCCGTTCCCGTCCGCAAGCTGGGCAGCAATATCCAGCGTGACCTGATCAAGCGGCGCCAGTACAAGCCGTCCAGCTGCGAGTCGCCCATGTCAGTGCGCATCGCGAGCAAGAAATCGTCGGGAAGTGGGCTACCCTTTTAG